In Brachyhypopomus gauderio isolate BG-103 chromosome 11, BGAUD_0.2, whole genome shotgun sequence, a single genomic region encodes these proteins:
- the selenot2 gene encoding selenoprotein T2 produces the protein MAEYSQTGILTALLLFTVVTLRDIYLGSTVTQQPEPQASEPAGPGGYGDPDPHAQRHTKPKLYTGPVLKFQYCISUGYSKVFQEYSRSVSQVYPDIRIEGENYPPKPLNKYISNFISYFKLLAIALIVTGQNPFQMLGVNTPRIWSWGQENKIFSCLMAFFLSNMLETHFLSTGAFEITLNDVPIWSKLQSGYVPNIQELFHILDNHLKMNQVDKLKFPSP, from the exons ATGGCCGAGTACAGTCAGACGGGCATATTAACGGCCCTGCTGCTGTTCACAGTCGTGACCCTGCGGGACATTTACCTCGGCAGCACCGTGACTCAACAGCCTGAGCCTCAGGCCTCGGAGCCCGCGGGGCCCGGCGGTTACGGGGACCCAGACCCCCACGCTCAGAGGCACACCAAGCCCAAACTCTACACGGGTCCGGTCCTGAAGTTCCAGTACTG TATATCCTGAGGTTACAGTAAGGTGTTCCAGGAGTACTCCCGGTCCGTCAGCCAGGTGTACCCGGACATCCGAATTGAAGGAGAAAACTACCCTCCCAAACCCCTCAATAa ATACATTTCGAATTTCATTTCCTACTTCAAATTGCTCGCCATCGCCCTGATTGTCACTGGACAAAATCCCTTCCAAATGCTTGGAGTCAATACACCAAGAATTTGGTCCTGGGGTCAAGAAAATAAG ATATTCTCGTGTCTCATGGCGTTCTTCCTCAGTAACATGTTAGAAACCCATTTCCTGTCTACAGGAGCATTTGAAATAACATTAAATG ATGTTCCAATTTGGTCAAAGCTTCAGTCAGGCTATGTACCCAACATTCAAGAGCTATTCCACATCTTAGACAACCACCTCAAGATGAATCAGGTTGACAAGCTAAAATTTCCCTCACCATAG
- the rab33a gene encoding ras-related protein Rab-33A, translating into MANEATEKREGSANARNANLTSSFDLSASLDHSVQTRIFKIIVIGDSNVGKTCLTFRFTGGSFPDKTEATIGVDFREKAVEIEGEKIKVQVWDTAGQERFRKSMVEHYYRNVHAVVFVYDVTKMASFQNLKTWVQECDGHRVSPSVPRVLVGNKCDLVDQIQVPSGVALKFADAHNMLLFETSAKDPKESQNVDSIFMCLACRLKAQRSLLHRDVMREEGRVRVGHQPETKNICPC; encoded by the exons ATGGCAAATGAAGCGACTGAGAAGAGGGAAGGAAGCGCAAACGCACGAAATGCCAACCTCACGTCGTCTTTCGACCTAAGCGCGTCTCTGGACCACAGTGTGCAGACGCGAATCTTTAAGATCATCGTGATCGGGGACTCCAACGTCGGAAAGACGTGTTTAACCTTCCGATTCACCGGCGGGTCCTTCCCGGATAAGACCGAGGCCACGATCGGTGTAGATTTCAGGGAGAAAGCCGTGGAGATCGAGGGCGAGAAGATAAAG GTGCAGGTGTGGGACACGGCGGGCCAGGAGCGCTTCCGCAAGAGCATGGTGGAGCACTACTACCGCAACGTGCACGCCGTGGTCTTCGTCTACGACGTCACCAAGATGGCCTCCTTCCAGAACCTGAAGACCTGGGTGCAGGAGTGCGACGGGCACCGCGTGTCCCCGTCCGTGCCCCGCGTCCTCGTGGGCAACAAGTGCGACCTGGTGGACCAGATCCAGGTGCCCTCCGGCGTGGCGCTGAAGTTCGCCGACGCCCACAACATGCTGCTCTTCGAGACGTCGGCCAAGGACCCCAAGGAGAGCCAGAACGTGGACTCCATCTTCATGTGCCTGGCCTGCCGCCTGAAGGCCCAAAGGTCGCTGCTCCACAGAGACGtgatgagggaggaggggagagtgagggtaGGCCACCAGCCTGAGACCAAGAACATCTGCCCCTGCTGA
- the rnf4 gene encoding E3 ubiquitin-protein ligase RNF4, with protein sequence MSGLIQRKRRAGSISCSRRSNKRSRTSQRSQAVLETIDVMENDRLSSGEVVDLTCEGSEPAVVDLTNNDSVVLVDEGTQSRAGQGTESYVLSSDEEEETTLSLNPAFLSSLRASTRARSTPGTVSCPVCMDAYAEIIDSGRLMVSTKCGHLFCSQCIRDSLAMAHTCPTCRKKLTHKQYHPIYI encoded by the exons ATGAGCGGTTTG aTTCAGCGGAAAAGGCGAGCAGGTTCAATCTCGTGTTCTCGGCGCAGCAACAAAAGGAGCAGGACTTCTCAGAGGTCTCAGGCGGTCCTGGAGACCATCGATGTGATGGAAAACGACAGACTGAGCA gtggagaggtggtAGACCTAACCTGTGAAGGTTCAGAGCCGGCCGTGGTTGATCTCACCAATAATGACTCTGTTGTG CTTGTAGATGAAG GTACACAGAGCAGAGCTGGCCAGGGCACAGAGAGTTACGTATTGAGCAGTGACGAGGAGGAAGAGACTACCCTAAGTCTCAATCCCGCCTTCCTGTCTTCTCTGCGTGCGAGCACCAGAGCCAG GTCTACACCAGGGACGGTTAGCTGCCCTGTGTGCATGGATGCTTATGCAGAG ATCATTGACAGCGGTCGACTCATGGTCTCCACCAAGTGTGGCCACCTGTTCTGCAGTCAGTGCATCCGCGACTCCCTGGCCATGGCCCACACCTGCCCCACATGCAGGAAGAAACTCACTCACAAGCAATATCACCCTATATATATCTGA